CGGTCAGTGATATCAAGTATGCCAGGGACAGGATAAAGTCACACGTTGGTACAGGTGTGGAATGTCTTGGAGTATGGTCTGGTGCCCTGGGCTGCGCACGTATTGCAGAGGATATATGTGGCGGTGCCAGGGACATCATGGGAATAGGCGTCGATATAGATTGATTCGCAAGATATTCAATAGGTTTAAATCACTAAATCTCCATATTAAAGATGATGAACTTTGACCGCTGTCACATTCTCTCAATGAAGGATTTTACCCGGGACGAAATTGATTTTATTCTGGAGAGGGCTCTTAAACTCGAAACGCTGGCCAGGGGCGGCAGGTCAGATATCCTGACAGGAAAGATCCTGGCACTGTTGTTCTATGAACCCAGCACAAGAACCCGCATGTCTTTCGAGACTGCAATGTTACGGTTGGGCGGCAACGTATTGAACCTGGGCTCAAAAGAGGCAAGCAGTGTTGTAAAAGGGGAGACTCTGGCCGATACCATTCGGGTGATAAGTACCTATTCGGATGCCATTGTATTGCGTCATCCAAGCGAAGGTTCGGCACGCATGGCAGCTGAATTTGCATCAGTCCCCATTATAAACGGAGGAGACGGTGCCGGGCATCATCCCACCCAGACCCTGCTTGACCTGTATACCATTAAAAAGGAAAGCCATCTTGATGATCTGGACATTGCCATAGTGGGGGACCTGAAGTACGGACGTACTGTTCATTCCCTTGCTTATGCCCTTTCTTTATACGGTGCAAATATCACGTTTGTATCCCCACCCCAGTTAAAGATGCCGCAACAGATAAAAGGGGACATCAAAGCAATGGGTGCCAGGGTCAGCGAGACTGAAAACCTTGACGAGGTACTGGATAGCGTGGATGTGCTGTACATGACCCGCATCCAGAAGGAACGGTTCCCTGACCCGACCGAATACAACAAAGTAGTGGGTGCCTACAAGATAACAGGAGAGCATTTTAACAATGTCAGGGAGGATATGATAGTCATGCATCCTCTTCCCAGGGTATATGAGATTGACAGTTCAGTGGATAATTCACCTCATGCCCGATATTTCGAGCAGTCATTCTACGGGGTGCCCATCAGGATGGCATTGCTTACTCTCGTGCTGGGGGTCGATGTATGACCCCTGGAAAGGAATTGAGGGTACATCCAATACGTGACGGCACTGTCATAGACCACATCAATGCCGGGCAGGCTATGAATGTGTTAAAGATACTGGGTATAACGGGTTCGTCCAGTGCTGTTATTTCAGTGGCGATGAACGTGTCCAGCCGGGATATTATGTTCAAGGATATTGTAAAGATTGAGGACAGGGAACTGGAAGATAAAGAAGTGGACAAGATATCCCTCATCTCACCCAAAGCAACAATAAATATTATACGCGACTTTGGCGTTGCAGACAAGCATCGTGTGGAGTTGCCTGAAATGGTGGAAAGTATGGTCAGGTGTGCAAACCCGGACTGTATTTCAAATACCAATGAACCGGTGACCTCAAAGTTCGAAGTGAAAAAGGACCCGATACGATTAAGATGTATCTATTGCGAGCATATGATAACGGAAAATATCGCAGAACATCTTATTTAGCAGGTATATGCGATGGTTATTCAGCAGGGATAGTAACAGGTGTTTAATAGATATTACAGGATATTTTTATGGTTGAGATCACGCGGGTACTTTTGCTTTTGAAAAATATGGTCTATGAGAGCACCAGCCCCCAGGAAACGATTCGGTTCGCAAAATACTACCGCAAAAAAGGACTTGATGTTGTAGTTGTACTGTGGGGTCCGATGGGTGTGCTCCTGGGTAAGAAAGATAAAAGGGGCACCCCTGTCTATGACAGGTCTGTACGTGAATGCCTGGACCTTGGTGTCCGGTTCAAATGCTGCCGCCTGGCATGTTCCATGGTCGGGCTCCAGGATGACGATTTCATGGAAGGTATTGAAGTTGTTGAGTCGTTTGAAGTAGCTGAAATGTTCCTTGAGTATCAAAAAGAAGGGCAGCTGATAATAAGTTTGTGACTATTTACCGTATTTCATTTAAACAATGATTTATCATTGACAATACAGAAACATTAATGGTTGATAAAATATATTTTAAGTTGACCATAATAGCAAAATATCCCTATTGTTGCATAAAACAAACTATGCATAAATTTGAAGCATGACTTTAAGTAAGAGGAAATATAATTATATATTCATTATTCATTATTATTATTACTAATTACTATCAGGAGCAAGTTAAACATGGAACTTACGCCAATTCAGAGAGAGATTTTAACTGCTTTAATTAATCTTTATCGACAGAATAAATGTGCAATTAAAGGAGAAATGATTGCAGAAATAATTAACCGTAATCCCGGAACAGTTCGCAATCAGATGCAGTCACTGAAAGCGCTTGGATTGGTCGAAGGGGTACCAGGTCCCAAAGGCGGGTACAAAGCAACCGGTGCTACCTATCAAGTGTTAAATGTTACTGAAATGGATACCGAAGCAGTAGTCCCCATATATAAAAATCATCAGCTTGTTGATGGGCTGACAGCTGCAGAGATTAGTTTTACTACCGTGCGCCATCCAGATACCTGCAATGGTATCATTCGCATTCTTGGCGATATACGTGATTTTGATACTGGTGATGTCATACAGGTAGGACCAACACCCGTCAATAAACTAATCGTTCGAGGAAAAGTAATGGGGCGGGATGATTCATCCAATGCTTTACTTTTTTCTATTACTGAGATGGTTTCACTTCCCAAACGTCCAATACGTGAATATCTATCTGATAAAACAATTTCCGTACCAGCCAATGCTACCATTCAGGAAGCTGCAAGGATATTTACCAGAAATAACATTCATGGTGCCCCTGTTGAGGATAAAGGCAGTATTGTAGGGGTCATTACCTATACCGATATTGGTAATACCCTTGCCAGCGGAAAGATGAACCTCAAGATACGGGAGATCATGACAAAAGACATCATTTCTGTGGATGGCGATACTGCACTATACGATGTTGTAAAGTTATTTGATAACAAGAAGGTCGGAAGATTGATGGTAACTTCCGGGGGCAAATATATAGGTATCATCAGCAAGACAGACGTTCTTCATGAGATGGTCGTTTACTAAGGCAGCGACATATCACTTTTTTTGAGTTTCAGTTCGAATAAACTCAGGCAAGGATTTTTCAGTAATTCGGAGAAACAAATTCCCTTTCAACAAACCAGGGGCCTCATGTCTCTTGATTTTAGAACATGGGATTTTTACGAGATCATCGGGAATACGTTTTCTTTCTATTGAACAGAGTATTGCCAGCCCAGTATACACCGATAATTTGATGAACGAATATGTCGTAACCATAAACACGATAAAAAGTTTTGTGAGTTGAGAACTGTGAAACATGAACTTATGGAAATATTATGCTGTCCAATGTGTAAAGGTGACCTGGTACTTACCGTGGATGAAGAGGATGAAAATGAGATTATTTCGGGCTCATTGTTCTGTGAAAAGTGTGATGAGCATTATCCTATAGAAGACAGCATCCCAAATATGCTTCCACCCGAACTGCGGGAATAACTCCAAGAGGCCGCTACTAGTGCAGCAGATACATATTAACCGCAATCCGGGTAATGCCATTGAATTTGACAGTCCTGAGATCACCGTGCCTTTAAGACCGGGAAATGATTGTAGTTTTGAAATAGTGATAAGTAATTATGGCAGTCCTACCCATGTTCATCTTTCAGCTGACAATCATGTCAGGAAATATGTCAAGTTCTTGCACGAGAATCCTTATGTGGCAAACCAGGAATATTTGCCGGTAGTGGTACATCTTCCTGCAGAGCACGAATGGGTTGAAGGGGAGATCAAGGTGGCTACCGGTTATGGTGCACAATCAGATACTTTTAAGATATTCATCGGGATCAAACAGGCTGAGGCCAAAACCAGGCACACCGTTGATGTTGACGAAAGACTGGGCACTCCCCGTTATTTGAAAAATACCACCTATGCGTTACCATCTGATATGAGTAATGAACAAGATAGCAATTATGAAAAAGCAGACGTGTCGGACAGGCATGCTCATCAGTTTGACAAATATCTTATGCCCTTGCTCCTGGTCCTGATAGCGTTGATGGTATTGCTGGCCACATTTACATTCAACATGATCGATAAATTAACAGGAGCTGTGGCTGCATCTATCATACTGATGGTGATCCTGATGTACGCTGCAATACATTTACTGAAAAAAAATGAATGAAATAATTGAGGGATCTTATGAAATATGTCATTGTAACCGGCGGTGTGATGAGCGGACTTGGTAAGGGTATTACCGCCGCTTCAATGGGAAGGATATTAAAAAACAAAGGTTACGATGTGACGGCCATTAAGATTGACCCGTACATCAATATCGACGCCGGGACAATGAGTCCTTTCCAGCACGGCGAGGTTTTTGTGTTGAAGGATGGCGGGGAAGCTGACCTGGACCTGGGTAACTATGAGCGGTTCCTTGACATTGAACTCACCCGGGAGCATAACATTACAACAGGGAAAGTGTACCAGGCGGTCATCAATAAGGAACGCCGGGGCGATTACCTGGGCAAGACCGTACAGATAATTCCCCATGTCACGAACGAAATAAAGGAGAGGTTAAGGAACGTTGCCAGGAACAGCGGTGCCGAGATATGCCTGGTGGAAGTGGGGGGCACGGTCGGCGATATTGAGAGCATGCCGTTTTTGGAAGCAGTACGGCAATTGCATAACGAAGAGGACACTGAGGACGTGGTATTCATCCACGTGACCCTTGTACCCATGGACCCCCAGGGGGAACAAAAAACAAAACCGACACAGCATTCGGTCAAGGAACTGCGCCAGTTGGGTCTTCACCCCGACATGATAGTTACCAGATGTAAAAAGCCAATGCTGCCCGGTACCAAGGAAAAGATAGCCCTGTTCTGTGACGTGCCGGCAAAAGCGGTGATAAGCGCCCACGATGCCGAAGATATTTACATGGTGCCCCAGAGGCTGGAAAATGAAGGTGCTGCGGATTACCTGCTGTCCAAGCTGGGCCTGAAATCCAGGGATGACCTTAAAGAGTGGGACCGGATGGTGGAAAAGATGCGCTCGGCCAGCGGTTCAGTGGATGTTGCCGTTGTCGGCAAGTATACTGACCTGGAAGATTCGTACCTGAGCATCAGGGAAAGCCTGAAACATGCGGGCATTGAGGTGGGGTGCAAGGTAAATGTCCACTGGCTGGATGCAGAGGATTTCGAGAAAGAGCCGGGCTCCATTGACAAGCTCTCAAAGTATGATGGAATACTTGTGCCCGGTGGGTTCGGTGTAAGGGGGACCGAGGGCAAGATCATGGCGATACAATACGCGAGGGAGCACAATAAACCATATCTGGGATTATGCCTGGGAATGCAGACCGCGGTTATTGAGTTTGCCAGGAACGTTTTGGGATATGAAGATGCCAACAGCTCGGAACTGGCTTCTACCGGACATCCGGTGATAGACCTTTTGCCTGAACAGGAAGGAGTGATGGATATGGGGGCTACAATGAGGCTCGGTGATTATTTTGCTGAACTGACCCCGGGAAGCCTTGCCAATAAACTGTATGGCATTGATGTGATAATTGAACGACACCGCCACAGGTATGAAGTCAACCCGAAGTACATTGATGAAATAGAAGATGCGGGATTGAAATTCACTGGCAGGAACAAGAACCGGATGGAGATTGCCGAAATTCCCGGACACAGGTTCTTCTTTGCCAGCCAGTTCCATCCAGAGTTCAAGAGCAGACCCAACAGGCCTTCGCCACCGTTTTTGGGTTTCGTCAGGGCCATGTTCGAGAAAAACAAGTAATACTCATTTATGATGCGGTTTTGGTGAACAATGAAGGCGAAAATTAACTGTTCTGTCCTGAAGGGTAAGGTACTTGCGCCCCCTTCCAAGAGTTATACCCACAGGGCCGTAGTCATGGCATCACTGGCAGAAAGGAGTATAATCAACCGTCCCCTGCTGTCTGCCGATACTGTTGCCACCATTCGGGCATGCAGGGCACTGGGTGCTGTGATACGGGAGGAGAATGACAGCCTCATTGTAGAAGGTGTGAAAGGAAAACCAATCACGCCCGACAATGTTATCGATGTGGCAAACAGCGGAACCACGTTACGGCTTCTGATGGCGGTAAGTGCCCTGTGTGACGGTACAACGGTGCTGACCGGGGATGATTCTATCCGCACCCGGCCTAACACGCCGCTTATTGGTGTCCTGAACCAGCTTGGAGCCAGCGTTCTGTCCACCAGGGGTAATGGGATCGCACCTATTGTGGTAAAAGGCCCGATGAAAGGTGGTGAGGCAGTGATGGATGGCAGTATCAGCAGCCAGTTCTTCTCAGCATTGCTCACGGCCTGCCCGCTGTGCAGGACCAGAACCGTTGTCAAGGTGGACGGTGAATTAAAATCCAGGCCGTATGTGGAAATTACTATTGAAATGCTGGAAAATGCAGGTATTGCAATCGATCTTGTTGAAGGTGATAATGGGAACCTGTCTTTTATTATTCCACCGAACCAGGTATACAGGCTGACCGAATACACAGTGCCAGGGGATTTTTCTTCAGCTTCATACCTGCTGGCTGCCGGTGCACTTGCAGGCAGCGGATTAATTGTGGGGGGTTTGTATCCGAACAGGCAGGGCGATGCTGCCATTATACCCATAATGCAGGACATGGGTGCCGACCTTGAATGGGACCGGGAACGAGGTGAGGTAAAGGTGAACAAAAGCCAGTTGACGGGTGTTACCGTTGATGTGAGCATGACACCTGACCTGGTACCTACACTTGCGGTGCTGGGTGCGCTATCCCGGGGCGAGATGGTCATTACGAATGCCCAACATGTCAGGTACAAGGAAACTGACCGCTTGCATGCCATGACTGTGGAACTGGCAAAGATGGGAGTGGCTATCAGGGAGGAACCTGACCGGCTGGTGATACGGGGCGGCGGCCTTCATGGTGCACAGGTGAGCGGCTGGCACGACCACCGTATTGTAATGGCTTTGACCGTAGCAGGATTGGTTGTCGGAGATACGGTGATTGATACGGCAGAGTCAGTTAAAATCTCATATCCGGGGTTCTTTGAAACCATAAAGGCACTTGGCGGAGATAGTACACTGGAATGAATTCTCTTTCAGGACTGTCATTTCTTATAGCCTTTTTACCAGATACTATTTCTCTTGTGTACAATAGGGAGGAACATTGAATCCCCTGACATCCTGATAATAAGGGATACAACAGCCTGAAATCACCCGAAAAGGTTAAAAGGATGTAATTACCTTAAAGCTCAAACACCAAAGCATTCATAGTTGCTTTGATCGTGATAATACTTGTGGATTCCGCGGGAATAAGAAGGACAGACTATATAAACATTAGATTTTTTTAAGAATCAATTTTTCAGTAGTATCCTTTAGCTCATGAAGTATTTCACCAATCAGGTACGATGGAAGCCAAAATGTGAAACGTAAACCGAAGTGGCCATGAAACCAAAGTGTGTTGAAAGGTTGCTCTCGTACGGTATCGTGCATTATGAGGTGCATGAAATACCAGCATTCATTGCTGGAGAAGGAGGACTATTAGGTAATGCTAGATGAACTGCAAAAAAGGAAAACTGAACTTAAAATAAAGTCAGAAGAGTACAAGGAAAAGCGTAACGATCTCAATACCGAAGCCAGTGCGTTGGCTTCCAGGCGGAACGAACTTAACAAACGCACAAAAGAACTCATTGAAGAAGCACAGGAAATTAAGACCCAGAGAGATTCCAACAATGAATCTGTGGGTACGAACAAGACCCTGCGTGATGAATTGAATGAGAAGGCCAATAAATTTTATACTCAGATCGACAAAATCAGGAAAGATCTGAATCTTAGTACCGGTCCATCCTTAAAAGAGATGAGACATGAAATTGATACTCTTGAATTCAAGCAGCAGACCACGGTAATGAAACCCAGTGCTGAACGCGAACTGGTTGAAAAGATCGGGCATCTCACCGATGAGTTCAAGCGCCGCAAGACACAACTTGAAGGTAACCAGGAACTCAAAACACTTCTTGAAGAAGCACAGAAATTACGGGATGAGGCCTCTGTATACCATGAACAGGTGAAGGTGTTTGCCGATGCAGCCCAGGAATATCACGAAAAGATGATTGCCACCTTCAAAGAGGCTGATAAGGTCAGGGCAGAGTCTGATTCAGTACACAAGGATTTCGTAAAGGTCCAGGAATCTGCCGATGAACAGCACGCCCAGTTCATAAAGACCCAAAAAGAGATACGGGATATTGATAAGACCTTAATGGGTCTTCGAAGAAAAGGCAAGAAAACAAAGGATTCTGCTGTCATGGCCCAAACCAAGATCGATGCAGAAGAGATATTCTCCCAGTTCAAACTGGGTGAAAAGATCAGTACAGAAGACTTGCTTGTATTGCAGAGGTCAGGGTTGCTTTAATCGCACCCTTTCCTTCTACTATTTTTTCTGTCAAGTTCATTATTGACCACAATGATACAGTGGTCAGCATGCAGGCTCAAGGGTCCCACGTTCAGGGAGCTGGCACCTGCACCTATAATTTTTTGCTCCTCATCGGTTGTCATACCTTCATGGTCGCCCAGGATGAATATAGCCCGTTTGGGCAAGGGTCCCTTCATCTCATCCCTTATATCTATACCGTCTTCATGGAGGTAATACAGTTTGCATCCTATGTCTTCAACAGCACTCGCTCCGACATCCTCATTTTCTCTCCCCCTGGTATCATCATCTATCTCCCTGCCGGCATCCTTATTTACCCTTCCGCCGGCATCATTATCGCTACTATTCCCATTCCCATCATCAATACCGGTGTCGATGTTCAATTCGGCCAGCAGGTCTTCAAGGCCTCCCTGCCGTACCCATACGCCGGGTGTGGATTCTTTCCACCTGATTGCCGACTTCAACTCCAGTGCTTTTTTGATAAGAGAACCGCTGCTGCGCTCGTCAGGGTTAAGGTAACGCACATCCCGGCCGCTGATCTTTACTATCTTCGGTGGTCCTGGAACGCCCAGCAGTACCAGGTAAATCACGGTATCCCTGCGCAGGTCATGGCTTAAGAACAATGCCGAGTTTACGCAACGGCACATTATATCCATCCTGCCTGCACTACCCGGAAGGTCGTTGAGACTGAACTGTCCGTCAGTTACGGCCCTGTGTCCCACTACAATAAACTCTCGCATGCAAATGTACAATGCACAAGACATATATCTGTTTAACGTACATGAATTGATAGGTAATTACATGAAACTACTGGCACTATCAGACTTTCACGGAGATTTCTCAAAAGTGCAGGCTCTGCTTGAACATGCGGGTGAGATCGATGGTGTGCTGATTTCGGGTGATATTACTCATTTCGGGCCTGATGAGAGGGCACGTGAACTTATCGACATGTTCGATATGCCTGTACTGGCCATACCCGGTAACTGTGACCTGCCCGGCATCCTTGAGGTGCTGGATAGTTCCCGTGCAATTAACCTGCATAAGAAATGTTATTCTATGGGTGATGCAAGTTTTATGGGGCTGGGAGGTTCGAACAGTACTCCTTTTAACACGCCGTTCGAACTGACTGATGAAGATATGGAAGAAGCACTTGATGGTATGCTGAAGTCCTGTTCTGGTATCAGGAATATATTATTGAGCCACGCGCCCCCCTTTGGTCATGTGGATGAACTTTCTATAGGGCACGTGGGCAGCCATGCAATTGCCAAATTCCTGAACCACTTTGACCTTATCGTATGCGGCCATATTCACGAGGCCAGGGGTTTGGTTGTGAGCGGGAATACTACCATGGTCAATGTCGGGGTGGCATCTCATGGGTACGGTGCATTGATAATCTTGAACGACACTATTTGCGTAGAACTTATTGAAGTATAAACGCATCTTTCAATGTATGAAAATCGCTATAACAGGAAAAGGAGGGGTGGGCAAGACCACCCTGGCAGGTACGCTGGCACGGCTTATGGCACGGGACGGTATGGATGTCCTGGCAATTGATGCGGACCCGGATATGAACCTGGCGTCTGCGCTGGGTATTGATAATCCGCCCGGTCCTTTGACCGATTATAAGGAATTTATTGACGAGCGGGCGGGTGGTCCGGACGGGATGTTCAAATTGAACCCGAAGGTAGACGATGTGGTGGAGCGTTTCGGGGTGGTCGGGCCTGATGGAGTGAAGATGCTCATCATGGGTACCGTGGAGCGGGGCGGGTCAGGTTGCATGTGTTCCGCGTCGTCGTTCTTGAGGGCATTGCTGCGTCATGTAGTGTTCAGGGAATCGTCTGTGGTCATCATGGATATGGAAGCTGGCATCGAGCATCTGGGCAGGGGTACCACGAAGGGTATCGACCTGATGATAGTGGTGGTGGAACCGGGTTCCCGCAGTCTTGAGACAGCTGAGCGGATAAAGAGGTTGGGTACCGAACTTGGGATAGGGAAGTTTGCTGCTGTGATAAATAAGGTCAGGGAGGGGGATATCGGTGTTGTTGAATCCAGGCTGGAAGCACTGGGGATTCCTGTGCTGGGAATGCTTCCCTATGATATTTCAATGGTGGAGGCTGACCTTAACGGACAACCTCCTTTGAAGAGCGGCGGCCTGGCCGTTGATGCAATGAAAGATGTCAAAGACAGGCTGTTATCGGGCCAATATTGATACCAGTATAATTTTCCTTCAACCTACCTGTACCGTATCGCCATAAGCAGTTATGGCATCATTGATATTCATGACTATCTGCCCGTTCTGGACAGTATATGCCACCTCTTCTTTTGGATATGCCACACATCCGCCGCTGATACCATTTCCTGTATCGGCTTCAAATAGAGTGCCGCATGAATCACACACCAGGACGCCGTTATCCAGGGTGAATCCTATACTGTTGCATGGCGGGCATACATTTGCCCTGACATATGTCTTGCCATCGAGGTTGTAGGCCATAAATGCAAGCGGACCATAATTGCTGGTCGGCACATTGAAATGGACATTGGT
This genomic stretch from ANME-2 cluster archaeon harbors:
- the pyrB gene encoding aspartate carbamoyltransferase, yielding MNFDRCHILSMKDFTRDEIDFILERALKLETLARGGRSDILTGKILALLFYEPSTRTRMSFETAMLRLGGNVLNLGSKEASSVVKGETLADTIRVISTYSDAIVLRHPSEGSARMAAEFASVPIINGGDGAGHHPTQTLLDLYTIKKESHLDDLDIAIVGDLKYGRTVHSLAYALSLYGANITFVSPPQLKMPQQIKGDIKAMGARVSETENLDEVLDSVDVLYMTRIQKERFPDPTEYNKVVGAYKITGEHFNNVREDMIVMHPLPRVYEIDSSVDNSPHARYFEQSFYGVPIRMALLTLVLGVDV
- the pyrI gene encoding aspartate carbamoyltransferase regulatory subunit — encoded protein: MTPGKELRVHPIRDGTVIDHINAGQAMNVLKILGITGSSSAVISVAMNVSSRDIMFKDIVKIEDRELEDKEVDKISLISPKATINIIRDFGVADKHRVELPEMVESMVRCANPDCISNTNEPVTSKFEVKKDPIRLRCIYCEHMITENIAEHLI
- a CDS encoding DsrE family protein; protein product: MVEITRVLLLLKNMVYESTSPQETIRFAKYYRKKGLDVVVVLWGPMGVLLGKKDKRGTPVYDRSVRECLDLGVRFKCCRLACSMVGLQDDDFMEGIEVVESFEVAEMFLEYQKEGQLIISL
- a CDS encoding CBS domain-containing protein is translated as MELTPIQREILTALINLYRQNKCAIKGEMIAEIINRNPGTVRNQMQSLKALGLVEGVPGPKGGYKATGATYQVLNVTEMDTEAVVPIYKNHQLVDGLTAAEISFTTVRHPDTCNGIIRILGDIRDFDTGDVIQVGPTPVNKLIVRGKVMGRDDSSNALLFSITEMVSLPKRPIREYLSDKTISVPANATIQEAARIFTRNNIHGAPVEDKGSIVGVITYTDIGNTLASGKMNLKIREIMTKDIISVDGDTALYDVVKLFDNKKVGRLMVTSGGKYIGIISKTDVLHEMVVY
- a CDS encoding methytransferase partner Trm112 — its product is MKHELMEILCCPMCKGDLVLTVDEEDENEIISGSLFCEKCDEHYPIEDSIPNMLPPELRE
- the pyrG gene encoding CTP synthase (glutamine hydrolyzing), whose protein sequence is MKYVIVTGGVMSGLGKGITAASMGRILKNKGYDVTAIKIDPYINIDAGTMSPFQHGEVFVLKDGGEADLDLGNYERFLDIELTREHNITTGKVYQAVINKERRGDYLGKTVQIIPHVTNEIKERLRNVARNSGAEICLVEVGGTVGDIESMPFLEAVRQLHNEEDTEDVVFIHVTLVPMDPQGEQKTKPTQHSVKELRQLGLHPDMIVTRCKKPMLPGTKEKIALFCDVPAKAVISAHDAEDIYMVPQRLENEGAADYLLSKLGLKSRDDLKEWDRMVEKMRSASGSVDVAVVGKYTDLEDSYLSIRESLKHAGIEVGCKVNVHWLDAEDFEKEPGSIDKLSKYDGILVPGGFGVRGTEGKIMAIQYAREHNKPYLGLCLGMQTAVIEFARNVLGYEDANSSELASTGHPVIDLLPEQEGVMDMGATMRLGDYFAELTPGSLANKLYGIDVIIERHRHRYEVNPKYIDEIEDAGLKFTGRNKNRMEIAEIPGHRFFFASQFHPEFKSRPNRPSPPFLGFVRAMFEKNK
- the aroA gene encoding 3-phosphoshikimate 1-carboxyvinyltransferase, whose product is MKAKINCSVLKGKVLAPPSKSYTHRAVVMASLAERSIINRPLLSADTVATIRACRALGAVIREENDSLIVEGVKGKPITPDNVIDVANSGTTLRLLMAVSALCDGTTVLTGDDSIRTRPNTPLIGVLNQLGASVLSTRGNGIAPIVVKGPMKGGEAVMDGSISSQFFSALLTACPLCRTRTVVKVDGELKSRPYVEITIEMLENAGIAIDLVEGDNGNLSFIIPPNQVYRLTEYTVPGDFSSASYLLAAGALAGSGLIVGGLYPNRQGDAAIIPIMQDMGADLEWDRERGEVKVNKSQLTGVTVDVSMTPDLVPTLAVLGALSRGEMVITNAQHVRYKETDRLHAMTVELAKMGVAIREEPDRLVIRGGGLHGAQVSGWHDHRIVMALTVAGLVVGDTVIDTAESVKISYPGFFETIKALGGDSTLE
- a CDS encoding coiled-coil protein, producing MLDELQKRKTELKIKSEEYKEKRNDLNTEASALASRRNELNKRTKELIEEAQEIKTQRDSNNESVGTNKTLRDELNEKANKFYTQIDKIRKDLNLSTGPSLKEMRHEIDTLEFKQQTTVMKPSAERELVEKIGHLTDEFKRRKTQLEGNQELKTLLEEAQKLRDEASVYHEQVKVFADAAQEYHEKMIATFKEADKVRAESDSVHKDFVKVQESADEQHAQFIKTQKEIRDIDKTLMGLRRKGKKTKDSAVMAQTKIDAEEIFSQFKLGEKISTEDLLVLQRSGLL
- a CDS encoding metallophosphoesterase family protein, with the translated sequence MKLLALSDFHGDFSKVQALLEHAGEIDGVLISGDITHFGPDERARELIDMFDMPVLAIPGNCDLPGILEVLDSSRAINLHKKCYSMGDASFMGLGGSNSTPFNTPFELTDEDMEEALDGMLKSCSGIRNILLSHAPPFGHVDELSIGHVGSHAIAKFLNHFDLIVCGHIHEARGLVVSGNTTMVNVGVASHGYGALIILNDTICVELIEV
- a CDS encoding AAA family ATPase codes for the protein MKIAITGKGGVGKTTLAGTLARLMARDGMDVLAIDADPDMNLASALGIDNPPGPLTDYKEFIDERAGGPDGMFKLNPKVDDVVERFGVVGPDGVKMLIMGTVERGGSGCMCSASSFLRALLRHVVFRESSVVIMDMEAGIEHLGRGTTKGIDLMIVVVEPGSRSLETAERIKRLGTELGIGKFAAVINKVREGDIGVVESRLEALGIPVLGMLPYDISMVEADLNGQPPLKSGGLAVDAMKDVKDRLLSGQY
- a CDS encoding DUF2318 domain-containing protein, yielding MKPKHIMITVLLAGLVLVTAGCTGESNTQSGPVKAKWITATVSGDQVSIPQSDVDKYTNVHFNVPTSNYGPLAFMAYNLDGKTYVRANVCPPCNSIGFTLDNGVLVCDSCGTLFEADTGNGISGGCVAYPKEEVAYTVQNGQIVMNINDAITAYGDTVQVG